The Haloplanus sp. GDY1 genomic sequence AGGGAGACGATGAGCGTCGTCGCGCACGCGGGGGCGTGGGTCGTGTCCGTGGCGATCATCCCCCACGCCGTCAGGACGATGGACAGCACGCCGCTGCCGACGAGGTGGAGGGCGCCCGGGGAGAGCGCCGCGGGCGTCGTCGTGAGCGTCACGCCGGCGCCGAACAGGGTGTAGGAGAGCAGGCCGGCGACGCCGCCGATCAGGTGACTCCCGACGACCCGGTAGGTCCGGGTGCGCTCGCCCCGGCGCTCGAACGCGAGGACGAACGCCGAGGGGCCGAGGCTCGGGAAGACGAACGGCTGGCCGCTCGCCCACGTGACGGCGCCGAGGACGGTGAACAGGACGCCGGCGTAGAGGCTGGTCCCGAGGCGGCGACGGCTCGGCGTCACGAACACGCCGCGAGGGCTTCGAGCGTCCCGTCCATGTGTGTCCCCTCGGTGACCGAATCCGCGGCGGCCCGCGCCCGGTCGTCGGCGTTCGCCACCGCGAACGACCGCCCGGCGACCTCGAACGTGGAGACGTCGTTCTCGCTGTCGCCGACGGCGACGAACTCGGCGGGGTCGCGGCCGAGCGTCTCGGCGACCGACCGGAGGCCGTCGCCCTTCTCGACCCCCGGCGCCTTGAGGTGGTAGGCGTAGCCGGTGTCGACCACCTCGAGGCCGAACTCCTCGGCGACGGCCCGGAGGAGCGCCTCGTCGGCGTCGAGACGGATCGCCACCTCCGTCTCACGCCACCGGTTGACCGTGTCGGCCGCCCCCCACCCGAGGTCACCGCCCCGGTCGACGAACGCCCGCGCGGCCGTCCGGGGGCGGTCGGCCTCGTCCACCGTCACGGTCACCTCGTCGTCGGCGTAGACCACGCCGCCGTTCTCCGCGATCACCCGCTCCGGGATGTCCACGAAGTGACAGAGCGCGACCGGATACGGGAACGCCTTGCCCGTCGCGAGGACGACGGGCGCGTCCCACCCGCGAAGCGCCTCGAACGCCCGCGGATCGATCCCTCCCTCGGGCCTCGTCAGCGTCCCGTCGATGTCGAGCACGAGCGGCGGAGCCATACCCCCACTCTGCGCCGGGGGCGTGATAAGCGACGCGTCACGGACTCGCCCCCGTCGGTGCCGTGGTCCCGCCAGTGCCGTGGTCCCGCCAGTGCCGTGGTCCCGCCAGTGCCGTGGTCCCGCCAGTGCCGTGGTCCCGCCAGTGCCGTGGTCCCGCCAGTGCCGTGGTCCCGCCAGTGCCGTGGCCCCACCGGTGCCGTGAAGTGAGGGGCACCCCCACGCTCGCGTATGCGAACGACCGTCCTCGTGATCGGCGGCGGCGCGACGGGCGTCGGCGTCGCCCGGGACCTCGCGCTCCGCGGCGTCGACGTGACGCTCGTGGAGCGTGGTCCCCTCGCGGCCGGCACCACCGGCCGCTCGCACGGCGTCCTCCACAGCGGCGCCCGGTACGCCGAGGCCGACCCCGACGACGCCGCCGCCTG encodes the following:
- a CDS encoding HPP family protein, which translates into the protein MTPSRRRLGTSLYAGVLFTVLGAVTWASGQPFVFPSLGPSAFVLAFERRGERTRTYRVVGSHLIGGVAGLLSYTLFGAGVTLTTTPAALSPGALHLVGSGVLSIVLTAWGMIATDTTHAPACATTLIVSLGLLSTPRQVAIIVASVVVLVEVHGVAIRAFERLVGDTHPAYAE
- a CDS encoding phosphoglycolate phosphatase, encoding MAPPLVLDIDGTLTRPEGGIDPRAFEALRGWDAPVVLATGKAFPYPVALCHFVDIPERVIAENGGVVYADDEVTVTVDEADRPRTAARAFVDRGGDLGWGAADTVNRWRETEVAIRLDADEALLRAVAEEFGLEVVDTGYAYHLKAPGVEKGDGLRSVAETLGRDPAEFVAVGDSENDVSTFEVAGRSFAVANADDRARAAADSVTEGTHMDGTLEALAACS